The sequence GAGGATCGCGGTGTAGTCCCGGGCGGATCGGGCCGTCTGAATCTCGGCCACCCGGGGGGCAGCAGGACCGAGCAGTCGGGCGATATTCGCCTGTGAGATCACGAACGCGGCAGACCAGCCGAGGAGCTTGCGGTCGAGCGAGGTGAGCGCCATGGCCAGATCCTGCCATGGATCCCCGACGGTTGATCATCCCTTCGTCCGAGTCCGCTCAGCCTGCTGCCTCGGTCAGCGCCTTGGCGTCCTCCTCGCCGAACCGCTCCTCGAGCACCTCCGGGGAGTAGTCGAGGTCGATTTCCTCGACCGGCCGGCCGCGTGCCGACTCGATCGCCGAGAGGCGACGCTGCGCACGGTCCGCGGCGTAGGCCAGGAACTCGTCGTTGTCGAGACCGAACGGCTGAACCTCGAATTGTGCGTTGACCCAATCGATCATGCCCAGTGCCATCGGCATCAGCTCCGCCATCCGCTCCTGCACCACATTCCAGTTGTTGTCGTCGGCCGCGACATGCCGTCGGCAGGTGAAGGTTCCCCAGGCCATGTGACGACGTTCGTCGTCGCCGATCCGCTTGACGAGATCCTGCATGCCGGGGAGTATCCCGCGGGTCGCGCACACCTTCTGCCAGGCGTAGTACCCGGTCAGCGCGAGACTGCCCTCGATGACATGGTTATAGGTGACGCTGGCGCGAATCTGGTTGGCGGGGCTCGGATCCGTCTCGAGAACGCCCAGAGATCCGGGAAGCTCCTCGTAGAACAATTGGCGGTAGTACGGATTGTCGGCGACGAACGGATGCAAGTCCTGCGTGAGCCCGACCGCGTCCATCCACAACCGGAACACCTGCGTGTGCTTGGCCTCTTCGAAGCAGAACTGAGTCAGGTACATCTCGTCACCGAACCGGCCCTCTGCGGCCATCGCCTTCATGAAGGGCTGAATGTCCTCGGTGACCGCCTCCTCACCGGCGATGAACTGCGCACACAGGTACGTCGCGCTCCGCTGCTGCTCGCTGTTCAGCTCCTCCCAGTCCTGCGCATCCCGGCTGAAATCGAGCTCGACGGGATTCCAGAACTTGGCGTTCCCCTTGGTGAACAGTCGCAGCGGAAAGGCGTCCCAGTTCAGGCCGCCGGAACGGAGCGAACTGAATCCCTCCCTGCCGGGTGCGTACGGTCGTCCGGGTGTGATCGTCGACATCTCGTGCCTTCTTCCCGATGTGCAGATACATCTGTGCAGCCGGAGCCGAGCCCCCGCTTCTACTCCACGCTAGTCCTGCCCAGGCCGCTGCGGGTTTACATTTGCGGACTTTTGTCTGAATCCGGCCGACGGTTGAACAGCGCACGCTCAGTTCGGCTCGGACTCCATCAGGAACGGCATCGCCGCCGCCTCGAACTCGTCGTACCGATCACGGTGAATGCTGTGTCCCCCGGGGAAAACCACCACCCGGCATCTCGGTATCGCGGCGACTGCGGATTCGAGTCGACGGGCATCTACCATCCCGCCGGGACCGCCGCGCAGGATCAGTGTGTCCGCCTCGATCCGTGGCAGCTGGTCCCACCACAACGGGTCCGGGCGGCGGAACTGCTCGAGCGCCGAGCGTGTCATCGACCGGTCGAAGGCGAACACGGCCCGCGGGTGCCGGATCAGGCTCGTCGTCGCATGCCACAGCTCCGGCAGGGACGGCAGCCTGTTCGAGAAGACCTGCTCCGGGTCACCGGGCCGCAACGGAAGTGGGGCCTCCTCGATGACCAACCGCCGCACCAGCTCGGGGCGGGTCTGGGCTGCGAGTGAGGCGGCATGACCGCCGAGCGAATGACCGACGAGATCGACCTGCGACAGGCCCAGGTTGTCGCACACTTCCACCACATCGGAACCGAACTCTTCGAACAGGTACGACGCAGCGCGGGCACTGCGACCGTGTCCCCGTAGATCGAGCACGACGACCCGGCGCCCGCGTGAGACCAGCGCCCGCATGAACCGGTCCCACGTTCCGCCGTCACCGCCCATTCCGTGCACGAGAACCACGGGCACTAGATGAGCGGCCGGGCCACTGCGCACTCCGCTGTCGCGGTACGCGATGGCGACACCGGTGCGGGTCGCGGTCGTCCTGCTCGTCTCCACGAGAAACAAGCCTAGGCGGACGGCCGCGTCGGCCCGCCCTGACCTCCCGAGCCGTACGGGCGGTCCGTCCGTTCGCAAGGATGTTCACGGTGTGGCGGGGACGACCCGATAACGCAGCGTCACGATCCCCGACTCGTACCCCTTCGCCTCGAGGAGCGTGAGGGCGTGCATCCCGGTGTCCTCGTCGAGAAGACGCTGCCCGCGCCCCAGCAGCACCGGCACCACGCGCAACTGAATCTCGTCGACCAGATCTGCCGCGAGTAGCGACTTGGCCAGGGTGACACTCCCCCACACGACCACGTCACCACCGGGCTCCCGCAGCAACTGCCGCACCCGCTCGACCACGTTCCCGTCGTACACCTGCGCCGGTTCCCACGATCCCCACGGCGCCCTGCCGAGGGTGGACGAAAACACGAGCTTGGGAAGCGTGTTCACCACCTCGCCCACCACCTCGCCTTCCGCGGTGGGCCAGTACTCGACGAACATCTGATAGGTGTTGCGGCCCAACAGAACCAGATCCACGTCGGCGAGAAGATCTACGTTGTCCCGATCGACCTCACCGAAATCGGACACCGCCTCGAAGAAGTCGAGCTCGCCCGACGGCCCGGCGACGAACCCGTCGAGAGTGGTCAGTTCCTGCACGATCACCCGGCGAATTGCGGGCGTAGACACCTCACTCATAGATTCCCTCCACCGTCCACCGATCCGCCGTGCAGATCACCAGCAGCGCCCGCGACTCCTCGAGCAGCACCTGCGCCCTGGCCGCCGTCCGGGCGGCGGGCGGATCCCACCACCGCTCGTCCACCGGCCACGGTCCCGCCCATCCGCACACCGTCCACTCTTTACTCCCCCAGCGCAACCGGGCGGGAGGCGCACTGAACACACCGCGTTCCGTGACCGTCACGGCAGCACCCCGTGCGTCCACGATGCCGACCTCGGGATGTGCCGTCAACACAGCGGAAGGTGCCGGTTCGGGAAGCGTTCCCGGCCACGGCTCCGACGGATCGGAACGAGGAATCAGCTCATCCCCCAACGGCAGCAGGGTGATGCGCTCCGCCGGACCCCGCCCACCACTGAGAACACCCACCTGCACGGCCTCCCCGCCGAGAAGTCCCTGCACCCGCACCAGGGCTCGCCGGGCCCTCTCGTCCTGATCTCCGACTCCACCCCACAGCCCCAACTGCAGGGCTCCGGAAGCCACCACCTCCACCGGCTCGAGCCGCAGGACCGCGATACCCGCGGTGGGACGCTTCTCGCTGCGCCCGGTCAACCACCCGTCCAACTGCCACCGCACCCGGTCCGCCGTCGCCTCCGGCGTCAACGGCTCCGCGCATCGCCACGTCCGGGACAACTGTTCCCCGTTGCCGGTGATTGCCGACACCGACAGCCGAGTACAGGCCACCCCCGCGTCGGACAGGGTGCGGTGCAGTTTCTCCGCCAACGCCCTGCCTGCGAACGCTGCGGCGTCGACCCGTTCGATCACGGGGTCGCAGTGTTCTTCCACCTCCAGGTCGGGAGGTAGCGATCGCGCCGACGGGGGACGCTCCGGCTCACCCCGCGCCGCACGATGGGCAAGCACCGCGTCGGTTCCGAAGCGGGACGCCACATCACCTGCCGGCAGCGCCGCGAAGGCGCCGATGGTGCGCAGTCCCAGACGGTGCAGCAGATCGACCAGTTCACCACGGTGAACTGCCGCGAGACTGGGTTCGGCAGCCAGTTCCCTCATCGGCAGCGGCGCCAGGAACTCCGCTCCCCGGCCGGGAGGCACGAGCACCCCTCTGCGAGCGGCGATCACGGCCGTGGACAGTTGATCGGCAATGCCCACCTGACACTCGACCCCCACAGCCGACACCTGGTCCACCAACCGCTCCGCAGCGGCTTCCTCGGAGCCGAAGTATCTGCTGACACCCCGCGCCGACAACACCACGAGCCCGGGACGCAGCACCTCGACTCCGGGAGCCACGGCGTCGATGGTCGCGGCAACCGGCTCGAACAACCGAGCGTCCCGCTCGGCATC comes from Rhodococcus oxybenzonivorans and encodes:
- a CDS encoding R2-like ligand-binding oxidase, producing the protein MSTITPGRPYAPGREGFSSLRSGGLNWDAFPLRLFTKGNAKFWNPVELDFSRDAQDWEELNSEQQRSATYLCAQFIAGEEAVTEDIQPFMKAMAAEGRFGDEMYLTQFCFEEAKHTQVFRLWMDAVGLTQDLHPFVADNPYYRQLFYEELPGSLGVLETDPSPANQIRASVTYNHVIEGSLALTGYYAWQKVCATRGILPGMQDLVKRIGDDERRHMAWGTFTCRRHVAADDNNWNVVQERMAELMPMALGMIDWVNAQFEVQPFGLDNDEFLAYAADRAQRRLSAIESARGRPVEEIDLDYSPEVLEERFGEEDAKALTEAAG
- a CDS encoding dihydrofolate reductase family protein, which gives rise to MSEVSTPAIRRVIVQELTTLDGFVAGPSGELDFFEAVSDFGEVDRDNVDLLADVDLVLLGRNTYQMFVEYWPTAEGEVVGEVVNTLPKLVFSSTLGRAPWGSWEPAQVYDGNVVERVRQLLREPGGDVVVWGSVTLAKSLLAADLVDEIQLRVVPVLLGRGQRLLDEDTGMHALTLLEAKGYESGIVTLRYRVVPATP
- a CDS encoding DNA polymerase Y family protein — encoded protein: MSRVVALWCPDWPAVAAAAAVDLPPTHPVAVTSGNRVVACSATARADGVHRGLRRRESQARCPRLHVVTADAERDARLFEPVAATIDAVAPGVEVLRPGLVVLSARGVSRYFGSEEAAAERLVDQVSAVGVECQVGIADQLSTAVIAARRGVLVPPGRGAEFLAPLPMRELAAEPSLAAVHRGELVDLLHRLGLRTIGAFAALPAGDVASRFGTDAVLAHRAARGEPERPPSARSLPPDLEVEEHCDPVIERVDAAAFAGRALAEKLHRTLSDAGVACTRLSVSAITGNGEQLSRTWRCAEPLTPEATADRVRWQLDGWLTGRSEKRPTAGIAVLRLEPVEVVASGALQLGLWGGVGDQDERARRALVRVQGLLGGEAVQVGVLSGGRGPAERITLLPLGDELIPRSDPSEPWPGTLPEPAPSAVLTAHPEVGIVDARGAAVTVTERGVFSAPPARLRWGSKEWTVCGWAGPWPVDERWWDPPAARTAARAQVLLEESRALLVICTADRWTVEGIYE
- a CDS encoding alpha/beta fold hydrolase; amino-acid sequence: METSRTTATRTGVAIAYRDSGVRSGPAAHLVPVVLVHGMGGDGGTWDRFMRALVSRGRRVVVLDLRGHGRSARAASYLFEEFGSDVVEVCDNLGLSQVDLVGHSLGGHAASLAAQTRPELVRRLVIEEAPLPLRPGDPEQVFSNRLPSLPELWHATTSLIRHPRAVFAFDRSMTRSALEQFRRPDPLWWDQLPRIEADTLILRGGPGGMVDARRLESAVAAIPRCRVVVFPGGHSIHRDRYDEFEAAAMPFLMESEPN